The following are encoded together in the Erwinia sp. E602 genome:
- a CDS encoding type 1 fimbrial protein codes for MTGKKMMVCGKSVLLAMLLAAGVQGSASASESFGIGGGQVNFSGQIYQPACRIQVSQANVTSECAEQGKFRQRALNVSTTRALAFNDNRTEAQLAWLNAEKREGILTVSYR; via the coding sequence AATGATGGTTTGCGGTAAATCTGTTTTGCTGGCAATGCTGCTGGCGGCAGGCGTGCAGGGCAGTGCATCAGCCAGCGAAAGTTTCGGCATCGGCGGCGGCCAGGTCAATTTTAGCGGCCAGATTTATCAGCCGGCCTGCCGGATCCAGGTCAGCCAGGCCAACGTGACCAGCGAATGTGCGGAGCAGGGTAAATTCCGTCAGCGGGCGCTTAACGTCTCCACTACCAGGGCGCTGGCCTTTAACGATAACCGCACCGAAGCGCAGCTGGCCTGGCTGAACGCTGAAAAACGCGAAGGCATTCTGACCGTCAGCTACCGGTAA